Proteins encoded by one window of Chondromyces crocatus:
- a CDS encoding 3-hydroxyacyl-CoA dehydrogenase/enoyl-CoA hydratase family protein, with protein MIGSGSIGPDLAYGFVSALAREGGKVYLHDIRQDALDAGVARIRGYVAKGLARGKISEAAARAVEEALVPTLRLEDLAACDYVLEAATEDLATKRVILSKLEAVVGPACLIGFATSGIPRAQIAEGARHPERCFVNHPFYPAWRALPVEVVLSGHVELGDRMVATLKHLGKVPIVTADAPCFAADDIFCNYVSEAARIVAEGLATPAQVDAIVNDAIGGGGPLNVMDLTRGNLLTVHCQELMRDASTGGPWFEPPAILRERGNAAWHDRKAPGDPRHDDTLRTAVLDRILAVLFARTYFVVDQGICEASDLNWLTRMSLGFRRGLLDIAEEYGAARVRALCEAHAAKHPGFHVPRSISREALPSFRRHVLVDRDGDLAQVVVRRPEARNALNRETLDEIAAIVRELGDDASVRGIVLTSFDGALAGADIHELASLKTPADCETICRRGHAVLDVLASSKKPVVAAVDGPVLGGGAELSMACHARVVGTALVLGQPEVNLGIIPGYGGTQRLPRLIGLDRALDLLRTGRSIGAAEAHATGWATVAPASDPVGAAKALLRQHLTGELRLAPVDPAPIAVPADLPRVELGHRSRAIDAILVDVVRRGLVLPLSEGLAIEAEGFGRCKRTVDLDIGMKNFIQNGPRVPAAFLHE; from the coding sequence GTGATCGGATCCGGGTCCATCGGACCCGACCTGGCGTATGGCTTCGTGTCGGCGCTCGCGAGGGAAGGCGGAAAGGTCTACCTGCATGATATCCGGCAGGACGCGCTCGACGCTGGGGTCGCACGCATCCGCGGCTACGTCGCGAAGGGACTCGCGCGGGGCAAGATCAGCGAGGCCGCCGCGCGCGCCGTCGAGGAGGCCCTCGTCCCCACCCTGAGGCTCGAAGACCTTGCGGCGTGTGACTATGTGCTCGAAGCCGCGACCGAAGATCTCGCGACGAAGCGCGTCATCCTGAGCAAGCTCGAGGCAGTCGTGGGTCCCGCGTGCCTGATCGGCTTCGCGACGTCCGGGATCCCGCGGGCGCAGATCGCGGAAGGCGCGAGGCACCCGGAGCGCTGCTTCGTCAACCATCCCTTCTACCCGGCCTGGCGCGCCTTGCCCGTCGAGGTGGTGCTCTCCGGGCACGTGGAGCTGGGTGATCGGATGGTCGCCACGCTGAAGCACCTGGGCAAAGTACCGATCGTGACCGCGGATGCTCCCTGCTTCGCCGCCGACGACATCTTCTGCAACTACGTCTCGGAGGCGGCTCGCATCGTCGCCGAGGGCCTTGCGACGCCAGCGCAGGTGGACGCAATCGTCAATGACGCCATCGGCGGAGGTGGTCCCCTCAACGTGATGGACCTGACCCGTGGCAACCTCCTCACGGTCCATTGCCAGGAGCTGATGCGTGATGCGTCGACGGGCGGCCCCTGGTTCGAGCCCCCCGCGATCCTGCGCGAGCGAGGCAACGCCGCGTGGCACGATCGGAAGGCTCCCGGCGACCCGCGCCATGACGACACCCTCCGCACGGCAGTTCTCGACCGCATCCTCGCCGTCCTTTTTGCCAGGACCTACTTCGTCGTGGATCAGGGCATCTGTGAAGCGTCGGACTTGAACTGGCTCACGCGCATGTCGCTCGGCTTCCGGAGAGGCTTGCTGGACATCGCAGAAGAGTACGGCGCTGCGCGGGTGCGCGCCCTGTGCGAAGCCCACGCCGCAAAGCACCCCGGCTTCCACGTCCCCCGGAGCATCTCTCGGGAAGCCTTGCCTTCCTTCCGACGTCACGTGCTGGTCGACCGCGACGGTGACCTCGCCCAGGTCGTCGTGCGCCGACCCGAGGCCCGCAACGCCCTCAACCGCGAGACCCTCGACGAGATCGCGGCCATCGTGAGAGAGCTCGGAGACGACGCCAGCGTGCGTGGCATCGTGCTCACGAGCTTCGACGGCGCTCTTGCTGGCGCCGACATCCACGAACTCGCCTCCCTGAAGACGCCTGCCGACTGCGAGACCATCTGCCGTCGTGGCCACGCCGTGCTCGACGTGCTCGCCTCGTCGAAGAAGCCGGTCGTGGCGGCGGTCGACGGGCCCGTACTCGGCGGAGGCGCCGAGCTGAGCATGGCGTGTCACGCGCGCGTCGTCGGCACGGCGCTCGTCCTGGGCCAGCCTGAAGTGAACCTCGGCATCATCCCGGGTTATGGCGGAACCCAGCGCCTTCCTCGCTTGATCGGCCTGGACCGTGCGCTGGATCTCCTCCGCACCGGACGCTCGATTGGCGCGGCCGAGGCTCACGCCACCGGCTGGGCCACCGTGGCACCCGCGAGCGACCCGGTGGGCGCTGCCAAGGCACTCCTCCGGCAGCACCTCACGGGCGAGCTCCGCCTCGCTCCCGTCGATCCCGCCCCCATTGCCGTGCCTGCCGACCTTCCTCGGGTCGAGCTCGGCCATCGCTCGCGCGCCATCGACGCCATCCTCGTCGACGTCGTTCGCCGCGGCCTCGTCCTGCCTCTGTCCGAAGGACTGGCCATCGAAGCCGAAGGGTTCGGCCGTTGCAAGCGGACCGTGGATCTCGACATCGGCATGAAGAACTTCATCCAGAACGGGCCCCGCGTGCCGGCGGCCTTCCTGCACGAGTGA
- a CDS encoding thiolase family protein, which yields MAKHASILILDGGRRTPRADILIDNKAPGLFSNLSTTQLGGHAISATLEHTRVDRALIGHVVMGMAQHSHRDSIYGAQGMRWRGGLANDVPALTVARICGSGAEALAVGAEIMLAGLRFDEARPFTVVGGAESMQYPFTLYGFRGQKVGAAVQKYGPIEGRSLPPGVHLQDMLLMSLYDPGARMAMANTAEELGRRYRITRAEADAFAHRSHLNAKRARDAGHFDEEIAPVQVTPEGTSRPVDVKHDTHILEEPDLAKMARLPAAFEPDGGIITAGNASAVVDGAAAMVLAREEDASKHGARALARVIGMGVAACDPQIMGWGPVPSTRIALERAGIRGSDIDLVEINEAFAPQALACMRDFAEFGIDPEKVNPNGGAIALGHPLGATGAILTLSCAYALRRTKQRYGLVTMCIGGGQGISLVLESVS from the coding sequence ATGGCCAAGCACGCAAGCATCCTGATTCTGGACGGCGGTCGCCGCACCCCGCGCGCCGACATCCTCATCGACAACAAGGCCCCTGGCCTGTTCTCGAACCTGAGCACCACCCAGCTCGGCGGCCACGCGATCAGCGCCACCCTCGAGCACACCCGCGTGGACCGCGCCCTCATCGGCCACGTCGTCATGGGCATGGCACAGCACAGCCACCGCGACTCCATCTATGGTGCGCAGGGCATGCGGTGGCGTGGCGGCCTCGCCAATGACGTTCCCGCGCTGACGGTGGCGCGCATCTGCGGCAGCGGCGCCGAGGCGCTCGCGGTGGGCGCGGAGATCATGCTCGCTGGCCTGCGCTTCGATGAAGCGCGCCCCTTCACCGTCGTCGGTGGCGCCGAGAGCATGCAGTACCCCTTCACCCTCTACGGCTTCCGCGGGCAGAAGGTGGGCGCCGCCGTGCAGAAGTACGGCCCCATCGAGGGACGCAGCCTGCCCCCCGGCGTGCACCTGCAGGACATGCTCCTCATGAGCCTCTATGACCCCGGTGCGCGGATGGCGATGGCCAACACCGCCGAGGAACTCGGGCGCCGCTACCGCATCACGCGCGCCGAAGCCGACGCCTTCGCTCACCGCTCGCACCTCAATGCGAAGCGCGCGCGCGACGCGGGACACTTCGACGAAGAGATCGCCCCGGTGCAGGTGACCCCCGAAGGGACGAGCCGACCCGTCGACGTGAAACACGACACGCACATCCTCGAGGAGCCCGACCTCGCGAAGATGGCCCGCCTGCCGGCCGCCTTCGAGCCCGACGGCGGGATCATCACCGCCGGCAACGCGAGCGCCGTGGTCGACGGCGCGGCCGCCATGGTGCTCGCTCGAGAGGAAGACGCGAGCAAGCACGGCGCGAGAGCGCTCGCGCGGGTCATCGGCATGGGCGTCGCTGCGTGCGATCCCCAGATCATGGGCTGGGGGCCGGTGCCCTCCACCCGCATCGCCCTGGAGCGTGCCGGGATCCGTGGCAGTGACATCGACCTCGTCGAGATCAACGAAGCGTTCGCCCCTCAGGCCCTGGCGTGCATGCGGGACTTCGCCGAGTTCGGCATCGACCCGGAGAAGGTGAACCCGAATGGCGGCGCGATCGCGCTCGGCCACCCGCTCGGCGCGACCGGCGCGATCCTCACGCTGAGCTGTGCCTACGCCCTCCGTCGAACGAAGCAGCGCTACGGCCTCGTCACCATGTGCATCGGCGGTGGCCAGGGCATCTCGCTCGTCCTCGAGTCCGTGAGCTGA